The Gouania willdenowi chromosome 3, fGouWil2.1, whole genome shotgun sequence genome includes a region encoding these proteins:
- the LOC114458881 gene encoding golgin subfamily A member 6-like protein 1: MFHHQENTVTSNEAMRGVIMVGEAMRPQEENGSFNIQLKNNEGNGISTASPSEMPSDKVGPEESEWITRMTAMEQKYKVEIERLQQVNEDNQMANKNCDEENTNLRKQLDYLKGHNVFLASDVKQVRQQMLQQGKKLCCMQIARYEFERLKKLEKNPEPQEQINTKSQALKDVLHKCKDKLIAKNESENKTTEELEQKHKAKIEHLQRENVKLQEENDDLKKVHHLLVQQTMIRKEMLKKVQELENQLKLKVELEQKHKAEIELLRRENKEYQEANAYLENVEHQLDQQKMMEEEMLKKDQEFEKQLKLQVEQEQKYNAEIGHLQKEIEDYQKNIDMFLQNKEEGERHNEGIQKKNVEYQKENYGLKNKLQHLKNKQFYQLSNMDRVKQHLKAEMEHLQRENEHYLLEKDDLMKEFDRLNNENWTNWSEIKRHKR, encoded by the coding sequence ATGTTTCACCATCAGGAAAACACTGTCACCTCCAACGAGGCTATGAGGGGAGTCATTATGGTGGGTGAGGCAATGAGACCTCAGGAGGAGAATGGCTCTTTTAACATTCAGCTGAAGAATAATGAGGGGAATGGAATCTCCACTGCTTCACCTTCTGAGATGCCATCAGACAAAGTGGGGCCAGAAGAAAGTGAGTGGATCACGAGGATGACAGCCATGGAGCAGAAATACAAAGTAGAGATTGAGCGTCTGCAGCAGGTAAACGAGGACAATCAAATGGCAAACAAAAACTGTGATGAGGAAAACACCAACCTGAGGAAGCAATTAGACTATCTGAAGGGTCACAATGTCTTCCTAGCAAGTGATGTGAAACAAGTTAGGCAGCAAATGCTCCAACAGGGCAAAAAATTATGCTGCATGCAGATAGCAAGATATGAgtttgaaagattaaaaaagctTGAGAAAAACCCAGAACCTCAGGAGCAGATAAACACCAAGTCCCAGGCCTTAAAAGATGTGCTACATAAATGTAAAGATAAGCTGATTGCCAAAAATGAGAGTGAGAATAAGACGACGGAAGAGTTGGAGCAGAAACACAAAGCGAAGATTGAGCATCTGCAGAGGGAAAATGTGAAGCTTCAGGAGGAAAACGACGACCTGAAGAAGGTACACCACCTGCTAGTCCAGCAGACAATGATCCGAAAGGAGATGCTTAAAAAAGTGCAGGAGCTTGAAAACCAGCTAAAGCTCAAGGTGGAGCTggagcaaaaacacaaagcagagaTCGAGCTTTTGCGGAGGGAAAACAAGGAGTATCAGGAGGCAAATGCCTACCTGGAGAATGTAGAGCACCAGCTGGACCAGCAGAAGATGATGGAAGAAGAGATGCTTAAAAAAGATCAGGAGTTTGAAAAGCAGCTTAAGCTCCAAGTGGAGCAGGAGCAGAAATACAACGCAGAGATTGGGCATCTGCAGAAGGAAATTGAGGATTATCAGAAGAATATTGACatgtttcttcaaaataaagaGGAGGGCGAGCGGCACAATGAGGGGATTCAGAAGAAAAATGTGGAGTATCAGAAGGAAAACTATGGCCTGAAAAATAAGTTAcaacatctaaaaaataaacagttctACCAGTTAAGTAACATGGACCGGGTGAAGCAGCATCTCAAAGCAGAGATGGAGCATCTGCAGAGGGAAAACGAGCATTATTTGTTGGAAAAAGACGACCTGATGAAGGAATTTGATCGTCTGAACAATGAAAACTGGACAAACTGGAGCGAAATAAAAAGACATAAAAGATGA
- the LOC114458895 gene encoding DNA ligase 1-like, with the protein MEELEQKNKAEIEHLQRENENFEETNANLKKVHHEMAQQNIMEEDLPKKEQELENQLKLKVELEQKHKAEIELLQRENKEYQEANAYLKNVEHQLDQQKMMEEEMLKKEQEQEKQLKLQVEQEQKYKAEIGRLQRESEDYQKNIEMYNQIKKEGEQHNEEIQKENEKYQKENCDLKDKLYLKKKEFSKFNGMDRVEQQLKAEIQRLEGENKRHCSEINDLKKQLDRLNNENWINLSKKRKH; encoded by the coding sequence ATGGAAGAGTTGGAGCAGAAAAACAAAGCGGAGATTGAGCATCTGCAGAGGGAAaatgagaattttgaggagacAAACGCCAACCTGAAGAAGGTACACCACGAGATGGCCCAGCAGAATATTATGGAAGAGGATTTGCCTAAAAAAGAGCAGGAGCTTGAAAACCAGCTAAAGCTCAAGGTGGAGCTggagcaaaaacacaaagcagagaTTGAGCTTCTGCAGAGAGAAAACAAGGAGTATCAGGAGGCAAACGCCTACCTGAAGAATGTAGAGCACCAGCTGGACCAGCAGAAGATGATGGAAGAAGAGATGCTTAAAAAAGAGCAGGAGCAGGAAAAGCAGCTTAAACTCCAAGTGGAGCAGGAGCAGAAATACAAAGCAGAGATAGGGCGTCTGCAGAGGGAAAGTGAGGATTATCAGAAGAATATTGAGATGTATAATCAGATTAAAAAAGAGGGTGAACAGCACAATGAGGAGATTCAGAAAGAAAATGAGAAGTATCAGAAGGAAAACTGTGACCTGAAAGATAAGTTATATCTAAAGAAAAAAGAGTTCTCCAAGTTCAATGGAATGGACCGGGTGGAGCAGCAACTCAAAGCAGAGATACAGCGTCTGGAGGGGGAAAACAAGCGTCATTGCTCTGAAATAAACGACCTGAAGAAGCAATTAGATCGTCTGAACAATGAAAACTGGATAAACttgagcaaaaaaagaaaacattga
- the LOC114458889 gene encoding trichohyalin-like: MFHHQENTVTSNEAMRGVIMVGEAMRPQEENGSFNIQLMNNEGNGISTASPSEMPSDKVGPEESEWITRMTAMEQKYKVEIERLQQVNEDNQMANKNCDEENTNLRKQLDYLKGHNVFLASDVNQVRQQMLQQSKEFSRLQMSTSEIEKCKKLAKDIEHQQQEKARSIVLKKTLLFCKTRIIARNERTNQTMEELEQKNKAEIEHLQRENENFEETNANLKKVHHEMAQQNIMEEDLPKKEQELENQLKLKVELEQKHKAEIELLQRENKEYQEANAYLKNVEHQLDQQKMMEEEMLKKEQEQEKQLKLQVEQEQKYKAEIGCLQRESEDYQKNIEMYNQIKKEGERHNEEIQKENEKYQKENCDLKDKLYLKKKEFSKFNGMDRVEQQLKAEIQRLEGENKRHCSEINDLKKQLDRLNNENWINLSKKRKH, encoded by the coding sequence ATGTTTCACCATCAGGAAAACACTGTCACCTCCAACGAGGCTATGAGGGGAGTCATTATGGTGGGTGAGGCAATGAGACCTCAGGAGGAGAATGGCTCTTTTAACATTCAGCTGATGAATAATGAGGGGAATGGAATCTCCACTGCTTCACCTTCTGAGATGCCATCAGACAAAGTGGGGCCAGAAGAAAGTGAGTGGATCACGAGGATGACAGCCATGGAGCAGAAATACAAAGTAGAGATTGAGCGTCTGCAGCAGGTAAACGAGGACAATCAAATGGCAAACAAAAACTGTGATGAGGAAAACACCAACCTGAGGAAGCAATTAGACTATCTGAAGGGTCACAATGTCTTCCTAGCAAGTGATGTGAATCAAGTTAGGCAGCAAATGCTCCAACAGAGCAAAGAATTCAGCCGCCTGCAGATGTCAACGAGTgagattgaaaaatgtaaaaagcttgCAAAAGACATAGAACATCAGCAGCAGGAAAAGGCCAGGTCCATTGTCCTCAAAAAAACGCTACTTTTCTGTAAAACTAGGATTATTGCCAGGAATGAGAGGACGAATCAGACAATGGAAGAGTTGGAGCAGAAAAACAAAGCGGAGATTGAGCATCTGCAGAGGGAAaatgagaattttgaggagacAAACGCCAACCTGAAGAAGGTACACCACGAGATGGCCCAGCAGAATATTATGGAAGAGGATTTGCCTAAAAAAGAGCAGGAGCTTGAAAACCAGCTAAAGCTCAAGGTGGAGCTggagcaaaaacacaaagcagagaTTGAGCTTCTGCAGAGAGAAAACAAGGAGTATCAGGAGGCAAACGCCTACCTGAAGAATGTAGAGCACCAGCTGGACCAGCAGAAGATGATGGAAGAAGAGATGCTTAAAAAAGAGCAGGAGCAGGAAAAGCAGCTTAAACTCCAAGTGGAGCAGGAGCAGAAATACAAAGCAGAGATAGGGTGTCTGCAGAGGGAAAGTGAGGATTATCAGAAGAATATTGAGATGTATAATCAGATTAAAAAAGAGGGTGAACGGCACAATGAGGAGATTCAGAAAGAAAATGAGAAGTATCAGAAGGAAAACTGTGACCTGAAAGATAAGTTATATCTAAAGAAAAAAGAGTTCTCCAAGTTCAATGGAATGGACCGGGTGGAGCAGCAACTCAAAGCAGAGATACAGCGTCTGGAGGGGGAAAACAAGCGTCATTGCTCTGAAATAAACGACCTGAAGAAGCAATTAGATCGTCTGAACAATGAAAACTGGATAAACttgagcaaaaaaagaaaacattga